A DNA window from Candidatus Protochlamydia naegleriophila contains the following coding sequences:
- a CDS encoding ATP-dependent helicase — MDKVFSLNPEQQDAVETLEGPVLVLAGAGSGKTRVVTSRIVHLIENGISPSNILGVTFTNKAAQEMRERICKLTQHQVLICTFHSLGARVLRECIHALGYQRDFTIYDEEDVEKLVKACLVELNLKDKKMDAKPFRQMISQAKNALQQPDQLLHFDQSSDIEQAFPSVYALYQRKLQEYQAVDFDDLLFLTVRIWREHPGLLMRYQDKWPFVLIDEYQDTNAAQYTMTQLLVEKRRNLFVVGDPDQSIYSWRGANVQNILNFERDYPGAKVIRLEQNYRSRMNILNTANALISHNTNRIEKELWSELGDGEKIKLYIGEDERAEAEFVASQVTYHKAQHKIALNDMVIFYRTNAQSRVFEDYLLYRGIPYVIVGGISFYQRREIKDILAYLRFSQSGADYIAFARTINLPKRGLGDATIEKIRQGANEEGMTILAFCEALLKETPMRAIVRLTAKQKEGLAAYIQVIHDLRVLSKKGSIRELVLGAIEQTGYLSYLMEDKETYEERRENLDELITKAVEWEISAPDPSLEAFLEELSLKSSLDEADQSQDRLSLMTIHNGKGLEFKTTFLVGLEEDLFPHVNSKNNREDVEEERRLCYVGITRAKEYLYLSFCHTRYLWGNLRFQKPSRFLKELPSEYIEKCRQAQIVSKYALPEHPQRENVTYVQKPVPQNVEEFEPGATIFHKDFGIGQVKEAYQGSMGLTYKIFFTKDNSLKTLVAKYAVLSRV; from the coding sequence ATGGATAAAGTATTTAGTCTCAACCCAGAGCAGCAAGATGCTGTTGAAACTCTAGAAGGACCTGTTTTAGTTTTGGCCGGAGCCGGTTCCGGGAAAACGCGCGTGGTCACATCGAGAATTGTTCATTTGATTGAAAATGGCATTTCTCCTTCCAATATTTTAGGGGTGACATTCACGAATAAAGCGGCGCAAGAGATGCGTGAGAGAATTTGCAAACTGACGCAGCATCAAGTGCTGATTTGCACCTTTCACAGTCTGGGGGCAAGAGTATTGCGCGAATGCATTCACGCGCTGGGCTACCAGCGCGATTTTACAATCTATGACGAAGAAGATGTAGAAAAGCTCGTCAAAGCTTGTTTGGTCGAGCTGAATTTGAAAGATAAAAAAATGGATGCAAAGCCTTTTCGACAAATGATTTCGCAGGCAAAAAATGCTCTGCAACAGCCAGATCAACTTTTGCATTTTGACCAGTCAAGTGATATCGAACAAGCCTTTCCGAGCGTCTATGCGTTGTATCAAAGAAAGCTGCAAGAGTATCAGGCGGTGGATTTTGACGATCTTCTTTTTTTAACGGTTAGAATCTGGCGCGAACATCCTGGACTTTTGATGCGCTATCAAGATAAATGGCCTTTTGTCTTGATCGATGAATATCAAGACACGAATGCGGCTCAGTACACCATGACTCAGCTCCTAGTCGAAAAAAGACGCAATCTATTCGTTGTGGGCGATCCCGACCAATCCATTTATTCATGGAGAGGAGCCAATGTTCAAAATATTTTGAACTTTGAGCGGGACTACCCAGGAGCCAAAGTCATCCGCTTGGAGCAAAATTACCGCAGCCGCATGAATATTTTGAACACTGCGAATGCTTTGATCAGCCACAATACCAATCGCATTGAAAAGGAATTGTGGAGCGAGCTGGGCGATGGAGAGAAAATTAAGCTCTATATTGGAGAAGACGAGCGTGCGGAAGCCGAATTTGTGGCATCGCAAGTAACTTACCATAAGGCTCAGCACAAGATCGCCTTGAATGACATGGTCATCTTCTATCGCACTAATGCGCAGTCACGGGTTTTTGAAGATTATCTCCTTTATCGAGGCATTCCTTATGTAATTGTGGGTGGTATTTCTTTCTATCAAAGGCGTGAAATCAAAGATATTTTAGCCTATTTGCGCTTTTCGCAGTCGGGAGCCGATTACATTGCATTTGCCCGTACCATTAATTTGCCTAAGCGGGGACTTGGCGATGCAACGATTGAAAAGATCAGGCAAGGCGCCAATGAAGAAGGAATGACGATTTTAGCCTTTTGCGAAGCTCTCTTGAAGGAAACCCCCATGCGCGCCATTGTGCGCTTAACGGCTAAGCAAAAAGAGGGGCTCGCAGCCTATATTCAAGTCATTCACGATCTGCGTGTATTGAGCAAGAAGGGATCGATCCGCGAGCTTGTTTTGGGAGCCATTGAGCAGACTGGTTACTTAAGCTACCTCATGGAAGATAAAGAAACTTATGAAGAGCGAAGAGAAAACCTGGATGAATTGATCACGAAGGCAGTCGAGTGGGAAATATCTGCTCCAGACCCATCTTTAGAAGCTTTTTTAGAAGAGCTTTCCCTAAAGTCTAGCCTGGATGAGGCAGACCAATCCCAGGATCGTTTAAGCCTCATGACAATTCATAATGGGAAGGGATTAGAGTTTAAAACCACGTTCTTAGTCGGATTGGAAGAGGATCTTTTTCCTCACGTGAATTCTAAAAATAACCGTGAAGATGTCGAAGAAGAGCGCAGGCTTTGCTATGTGGGGATTACAAGAGCTAAGGAATACCTCTATTTAAGCTTTTGCCATACGAGATATTTATGGGGTAATCTCCGTTTCCAAAAGCCTAGCCGGTTCTTAAAAGAGCTGCCATCGGAGTATATAGAAAAGTGTAGGCAAGCCCAAATTGTGTCCAAGTATGCTTTACCAGAGCATCCTCAACGGGAGAATGTGACCTATGTGCAAAAGCCTGTTCCGCAAAATGTTGAGGAGTTTGAGCCTGGAGCTACGATTTTTCATAAAGACTTCGGCATAGGTCAGGTGAAAGAGGCTTATCAGGGCTCGATGGGATTGACCTACAAAATTTTCTTCACCAAGGACAATAGCTTAAAAACCTTGGTTGCCAAATATGCGGTTTTGAGCCGCGTATAG
- a CDS encoding proline dehydrogenase family protein: MEESSLIAKANAQIQSVKGKTLSSQERCEASVTLAATMLEEAQQIQTAAEKRQQAELAGMMNDPIGKIFTTAITDQCFRSQRSSRVADQLVHVIKKYGVPKYLSADKRLALQAFTLVGKFLSPAIVPLTIQLIRKETNNVILPGEEKALAKHMQKRRQEGVRINLNHLGEAILGEEEAHHRLQIYLNDLIKPSVEYISIKISTIYSQINLLAWDETLEILADRLRQLYRAAMKNRYVRADGRSVPKFVNLDMEEYRDLHLTVALFRKVLNEPEFYQHEAGIVLQSYLPDSFLIQQELTVWAMQRLVQGGGPIKIRIVKGANLAMEQFEAALRLWPQAPYNTKADVDANYKRMVTYGCEKEHAQAAHLGIASHNLFDIAYAMLLRAENGVEKEVCFEMLEGMADNIRRVVQKLSGDMLLYCPAATKAEFQNAVAYLVRRLDENTAPENFLRHVFDLKPGTEQWQQQVNLFSQACQNYKQVSYKPRRHQNRLSEESALKEGYCFQNVADTDWSLPANRKWAQKIIEEWKHKKHKPVPLVINGHYYVPEGVKGIGEDPSYPGQTLYNYALATKQHVDQALQTAQEAQKNWSETSVEERAHVLAKIAQGMEKHRGKLIGAMIADTGKTIQEADIEVSEAIDFANYYRLSLLEWAQLPDIKWKSKGVVLVAPPWNFPCSIAAGGILAALATGNTVIFKPAAEAVLVDWYLAQIFWEAGITQQVLQFITCEDDPVGSQLIQDPRVALVVLTGATETAKLFLRLRPNLDLMAETGGKNTMVITAICDRDLAIKDLIHSAFGHAGQKCSACSLAILEAEVYDDPHFRKQLRDAAASMIVGSPWSLKTKMNPLIRAAHPALLRGLTTLEEGEEWLLEPKQDPVNPHLWSPGIKLGVKPKSFTFETELFGPVLGLVRAATFEDALTMMNQTAYGLTAGIHSLDEREQEKWLKQIEAGNCYINRTVTGAVVERQPFGGCKDSSFGKGSKAGGPNYLVQFMQAEQFALPAEEEELSGAILDFFKAVANQELLTSPQEKAIWNSSVKSYAFYWNHYFSKKHDPSLVMGQDNLQCYKPHETILLRGRTDDSLLDLLRVTAAAIVCSTPLDVSLEDESLYNQIRKLNLSGSIKVRHESELALMQRVKKGEIKRVRLLGPVSAQLQEALAHAACHINAGAVLANGRLELLHLLREVSISRDYHRYGNLGDREKEKRHPLPGCEGEQSSPCGACVCHG, translated from the coding sequence ATGGAAGAGTCCTCCCTCATAGCAAAGGCTAATGCTCAAATCCAATCAGTTAAAGGCAAAACGCTTTCTTCTCAAGAAAGGTGTGAAGCTTCGGTGACTTTAGCAGCGACGATGTTAGAGGAGGCTCAGCAGATACAAACGGCGGCAGAGAAACGGCAACAGGCCGAGCTTGCGGGGATGATGAACGACCCGATTGGCAAGATTTTTACCACTGCTATTACCGATCAATGTTTCCGTAGCCAGCGTTCTAGTCGAGTGGCAGATCAATTAGTCCATGTTATCAAAAAGTATGGTGTTCCCAAGTATTTATCGGCCGATAAGCGATTGGCTTTGCAAGCCTTTACGTTGGTTGGCAAATTTTTATCTCCAGCAATTGTTCCTTTGACTATTCAGCTTATTCGCAAAGAGACTAATAACGTCATTTTGCCTGGTGAAGAAAAGGCTCTTGCCAAGCACATGCAAAAAAGGAGGCAGGAAGGGGTTCGAATCAATTTGAACCACTTAGGAGAAGCTATTTTAGGGGAAGAGGAGGCACATCATCGCCTGCAAATTTATTTAAATGATTTGATCAAGCCTTCTGTCGAATATATCTCCATCAAGATTTCAACGATCTATAGCCAAATCAATTTACTGGCTTGGGATGAGACGTTAGAGATATTGGCCGATCGTTTGCGCCAATTATATAGGGCTGCCATGAAGAATCGGTATGTGCGGGCAGATGGCCGGTCGGTTCCTAAGTTTGTCAATTTAGACATGGAAGAATATCGCGACCTGCATTTGACCGTGGCTCTTTTCCGCAAAGTGTTGAACGAACCCGAATTCTATCAGCATGAGGCTGGAATTGTCCTGCAAAGTTATTTACCAGACTCGTTTCTCATTCAACAAGAGCTGACTGTGTGGGCCATGCAGCGATTGGTACAAGGGGGGGGGCCGATAAAGATTCGCATTGTAAAAGGTGCCAATCTGGCTATGGAGCAGTTTGAAGCCGCTCTTCGCTTATGGCCGCAGGCTCCTTACAATACGAAGGCCGATGTGGATGCCAATTATAAGCGGATGGTTACTTATGGCTGTGAAAAAGAACATGCACAGGCGGCTCACTTGGGAATTGCGAGCCATAATTTATTTGACATAGCTTATGCAATGCTTCTAAGAGCCGAAAATGGGGTTGAAAAAGAGGTGTGCTTTGAGATGTTGGAGGGAATGGCCGATAACATCCGCCGTGTTGTACAAAAATTGTCTGGAGACATGCTCCTTTATTGTCCTGCCGCTACTAAAGCTGAATTTCAAAACGCGGTGGCCTATTTAGTGCGCCGCCTGGACGAAAATACGGCACCGGAGAATTTCTTGCGTCATGTCTTCGATCTCAAGCCTGGTACCGAACAATGGCAGCAACAGGTTAACTTATTCTCCCAAGCATGCCAAAACTATAAGCAGGTCTCTTATAAGCCTAGAAGGCATCAAAACCGTCTGTCTGAAGAATCCGCCTTAAAAGAAGGGTATTGCTTTCAAAACGTAGCTGATACCGATTGGTCTTTGCCAGCTAACCGCAAGTGGGCTCAAAAAATTATTGAAGAGTGGAAGCACAAGAAGCATAAGCCGGTTCCTTTAGTCATCAATGGACATTATTATGTTCCGGAAGGTGTCAAGGGAATTGGAGAAGATCCATCTTATCCAGGCCAAACGCTTTACAACTATGCTTTAGCAACTAAGCAACACGTCGATCAAGCCCTGCAAACGGCTCAAGAAGCTCAAAAAAACTGGTCTGAGACCTCTGTTGAAGAAAGGGCGCATGTGCTTGCCAAGATTGCCCAGGGGATGGAAAAGCATCGGGGAAAATTGATTGGGGCTATGATTGCCGATACGGGCAAAACAATTCAGGAAGCCGACATTGAAGTGTCAGAGGCAATCGATTTCGCCAACTACTATCGCTTGAGCCTCTTAGAATGGGCGCAGTTGCCAGATATAAAGTGGAAGTCGAAAGGAGTCGTGCTTGTGGCGCCTCCTTGGAACTTTCCTTGCTCAATTGCTGCGGGAGGTATTCTGGCAGCCTTGGCAACCGGCAATACGGTGATCTTTAAGCCAGCAGCAGAAGCCGTTTTAGTCGACTGGTATTTGGCTCAAATTTTTTGGGAAGCGGGCATCACTCAACAAGTTTTGCAATTCATCACGTGCGAAGATGATCCGGTTGGCAGCCAACTCATTCAAGATCCACGCGTTGCGTTGGTGGTGTTGACTGGTGCAACCGAAACAGCTAAACTCTTTTTGCGCTTAAGACCGAATTTAGATTTGATGGCCGAAACGGGTGGAAAAAATACGATGGTGATCACGGCTATTTGCGATAGAGATCTTGCCATCAAAGATTTGATCCATTCAGCTTTTGGACATGCAGGGCAAAAGTGCAGTGCTTGCAGTTTGGCAATTTTAGAGGCTGAGGTATACGATGATCCCCATTTCCGCAAGCAACTGCGCGATGCTGCAGCTAGCATGATCGTTGGTTCCCCTTGGAGTTTAAAAACCAAGATGAATCCACTCATCAGAGCGGCTCATCCTGCACTGCTGCGAGGCTTGACAACCCTGGAAGAAGGGGAAGAGTGGCTATTAGAACCCAAGCAGGATCCAGTCAATCCTCATCTGTGGAGTCCTGGCATCAAACTAGGCGTCAAACCCAAAAGCTTCACCTTTGAAACCGAGCTCTTCGGTCCAGTTTTGGGGCTGGTGCGAGCAGCGACGTTTGAAGATGCTTTAACTATGATGAATCAAACGGCTTATGGGTTAACGGCGGGCATTCATTCCTTGGATGAACGGGAACAAGAAAAGTGGTTAAAGCAAATCGAAGCGGGCAATTGTTATATCAATCGTACCGTGACGGGCGCCGTAGTCGAACGCCAGCCTTTTGGAGGATGCAAAGACAGCAGCTTTGGCAAAGGGTCGAAAGCAGGCGGGCCGAACTACCTTGTCCAGTTTATGCAGGCCGAGCAGTTTGCTTTACCAGCAGAGGAAGAGGAGCTAAGCGGTGCGATCTTGGACTTTTTCAAAGCGGTAGCTAATCAGGAGCTCCTAACAAGCCCGCAAGAAAAAGCCATTTGGAACAGCAGTGTGAAGAGCTATGCATTTTATTGGAATCATTATTTTTCGAAGAAGCACGATCCAAGCCTCGTGATGGGGCAAGATAATTTGCAGTGCTATAAGCCGCATGAAACCATTTTGCTGAGAGGCAGAACGGATGATTCCTTGCTTGATCTTTTAAGAGTTACGGCAGCTGCCATAGTGTGCTCAACGCCGCTTGATGTTAGCCTTGAAGATGAGAGCCTATATAATCAGATCAGGAAGCTTAATCTTTCAGGCTCTATTAAGGTTAGGCATGAATCAGAGCTTGCTTTAATGCAGAGAGTGAAAAAAGGTGAAATCAAGCGTGTGCGCCTACTAGGACCAGTTTCAGCGCAGTTGCAAGAAGCCTTGGCGCATGCAGCTTGCCATATCAATGCAGGCGCAGTATTAGCCAATGGAAGATTAGAGTTATTACACCTCTTAAGAGAGGTGAGTATCAGTCGCGATTATCATCGCTATGGAAATTTAGGTGATAGGGAAAAAGAGAAGCGGCACCCCTTGCCAGGATGTGAAGGGGAGCAGTCTTCGCCGTGTGGAGCATGTGTGTGTCATGGATAA
- a CDS encoding exo-beta-N-acetylmuramidase NamZ family protein translates to MSEKNRWICLLCCLFMQATLCAQVKVGVDRLFTSEYVHVVRNKRVGLVTNHTAINAQGQSTIDCFKKQASTYNFKLSALFAPEHGLNGAQYADEKVPDAQEDGIPVYSLHGSTRRPSAQMLRNLDLIVFDIQDIGSRSYTYISTLFYVMEEAAKHKLPVIVLDRPNPLNGHTIDGPLMEERWRSFVGYINVPYCHGMTVGELAAYFNGEYRIGCLLTVIPMQGWQRHMTFADTGLTWIPTSPHIPESQTAFYYPTTGLLGELQLVNIGIGYTLPFKVVGAPWIDAKLFANKLNEQNFPGVNFHPFYYRPFFGRFAHQDCQGVLIVITNSKSYLPVTTQYLLIGMLKTLYPKEFQEAFAQASHRQDMFNKVNGTAEVYRILKDEKYVTWKLGALHKQERAAYCTKRRAYLITTYGSSDP, encoded by the coding sequence ATGTCAGAAAAAAACCGTTGGATCTGCTTGCTCTGTTGCCTGTTCATGCAAGCAACGCTGTGTGCTCAAGTTAAAGTGGGCGTTGATCGCCTTTTCACTTCTGAATATGTACATGTCGTGCGCAACAAACGGGTGGGGCTCGTCACCAATCATACGGCCATAAATGCTCAAGGGCAATCGACCATTGATTGCTTTAAAAAACAAGCCTCTACTTATAATTTTAAACTCAGCGCTCTCTTTGCTCCAGAACACGGCCTCAACGGCGCCCAATATGCCGATGAGAAAGTCCCTGACGCGCAAGAGGATGGGATTCCCGTTTACAGCCTCCATGGCTCCACTCGACGTCCCTCGGCTCAAATGCTTAGAAATCTCGATCTGATTGTTTTCGACATTCAAGACATCGGATCTCGCTCCTACACCTACATTTCCACCCTGTTTTACGTCATGGAAGAAGCGGCCAAGCACAAGCTTCCCGTTATCGTCCTAGACCGGCCCAATCCGCTCAATGGCCATACGATCGACGGCCCTCTCATGGAAGAGCGATGGCGCTCGTTCGTCGGCTACATCAATGTTCCCTATTGCCATGGAATGACAGTGGGAGAACTCGCAGCCTACTTTAACGGCGAATACCGCATTGGATGCCTCCTTACAGTCATTCCCATGCAAGGGTGGCAGCGCCACATGACATTTGCCGATACAGGACTGACCTGGATTCCAACCAGCCCTCATATCCCAGAATCTCAAACAGCTTTTTACTACCCTACCACCGGTTTGCTCGGCGAACTTCAGCTGGTCAACATCGGAATCGGTTATACGCTTCCCTTTAAGGTCGTGGGCGCTCCTTGGATCGACGCCAAACTATTCGCCAATAAACTCAATGAACAAAATTTCCCAGGCGTCAACTTCCACCCCTTTTACTACCGCCCTTTTTTCGGCCGCTTTGCCCATCAGGATTGCCAAGGGGTCCTCATTGTCATCACAAATTCCAAATCTTACCTTCCCGTGACAACCCAATACCTGCTGATCGGCATGCTCAAGACTTTGTACCCAAAAGAATTTCAAGAGGCCTTTGCCCAAGCCTCCCACCGCCAAGACATGTTTAATAAGGTCAACGGCACCGCCGAAGTCTACCGTATCTTGAAGGATGAAAAATATGTTACTTGGAAACTCGGCGCACTCCACAAACAAGAACGGGCCGCTTACTGCACAAAGCGCCGCGCCTATCTCATCACCACCTATGGATCATCTGATCCTTGA
- a CDS encoding co-chaperone GroES yields MTAKTKIRPLGDRVVVQRAKAATSKGGILLPDSAQEKPREGHVIAAGPGKLSENGQLEPISVKIGDRILFGAYAGTEVKDNEEDYLILSESDILGILS; encoded by the coding sequence ATGACAGCTAAGACGAAAATCAGACCTTTAGGAGATCGAGTTGTAGTTCAAAGAGCAAAAGCGGCAACCTCAAAAGGAGGCATTCTCCTTCCTGATTCGGCACAAGAAAAACCAAGAGAAGGACATGTCATTGCAGCAGGCCCTGGTAAATTGAGCGAGAATGGGCAGTTAGAACCTATTTCTGTCAAGATTGGTGATCGCATTCTTTTCGGCGCCTATGCTGGAACAGAAGTAAAAGACAATGAAGAAGATTATTTAATCTTGTCCGAGAGCGATATTCTGGGAATTTTATCATAA
- the groL gene encoding chaperonin GroEL (60 kDa chaperone family; promotes refolding of misfolded polypeptides especially under stressful conditions; forms two stacked rings of heptamers to form a barrel-shaped 14mer; ends can be capped by GroES; misfolded proteins enter the barrel where they are refolded when GroES binds): protein MAKMLQFNEEALKSILKGVKTLAKAVKVTLGPKGRNVVINKGFGSPLSTKDGVTVAKEVVLKDKFENMGAQLVNQVAAKTSDSAGDGTTTAIVLAEAIYSAGVKNVTAGANPMSLKRGIDQAVDAMTHALDQISTPINTAQEVQQIATISANNDYDIGRIIGEAMERVGKDGIISVAEAKGIETHVDYVEGMQFDKGYVSPYFITNAEHMSVELSNAAILITDKKLSTAKDIIPILEKVMAKGARPLLIIAEDIDGEALATLVVNKLKAGMAVCAVKAPGFGDRRKAMLQDIAILTGGKVVSEEVGLQLDEVGPEVLGRAKTIKVSKEETTLIDGAGHPNEVKERIAQIKAELNNSSTSKYDREKLEERLAKMVGGVAVVNVGAATETELKEKKARVEDALHATRAAVAQGIVPGGGVALLRAVKTLENLKLSGDEAIGASIIKQAAFAPATAIANNCGKQGNLIAEKIYEATGAYGYDGLTDEFKDLLQAGVIDPVLVTKSALINAASIAGLLLTTAAMITDKPQPKSQQPAGMPGMDGMGGMGGMGMGGMGMGGMGMM, encoded by the coding sequence ATGGCAAAGATGCTACAATTCAACGAAGAAGCGTTAAAGTCTATTTTAAAAGGGGTTAAAACGCTTGCGAAAGCTGTTAAGGTGACATTGGGACCCAAAGGGCGCAATGTTGTCATAAACAAGGGTTTTGGCTCTCCTCTTTCTACAAAAGACGGTGTAACCGTTGCTAAGGAAGTGGTTCTTAAAGATAAATTTGAGAATATGGGCGCCCAGCTCGTCAATCAAGTGGCCGCCAAGACATCCGATTCGGCAGGCGATGGCACCACGACGGCGATTGTATTGGCAGAGGCCATCTATTCAGCCGGCGTAAAAAATGTCACGGCCGGAGCCAATCCGATGAGCTTAAAGCGGGGCATCGATCAGGCTGTCGATGCTATGACGCACGCCTTAGATCAGATTTCCACTCCGATCAATACGGCGCAAGAAGTACAGCAGATTGCCACCATTTCAGCCAACAACGATTACGACATTGGTCGCATCATTGGAGAGGCGATGGAAAGAGTCGGCAAAGATGGTATCATCTCTGTCGCCGAAGCGAAAGGCATTGAAACGCACGTCGACTACGTAGAAGGGATGCAGTTTGACAAAGGCTACGTCTCGCCTTACTTCATCACGAATGCCGAGCACATGTCTGTCGAACTCTCAAATGCAGCCATATTGATTACCGACAAAAAGTTGTCAACAGCCAAAGACATTATCCCCATCTTAGAAAAAGTCATGGCGAAAGGTGCGCGTCCTCTGCTCATCATTGCTGAAGACATTGATGGTGAAGCCTTGGCAACATTGGTTGTCAATAAGCTTAAAGCGGGAATGGCTGTTTGTGCGGTTAAAGCTCCAGGATTTGGCGATCGCCGCAAGGCTATGCTGCAAGACATCGCTATTTTAACCGGCGGTAAAGTTGTGTCGGAAGAAGTCGGCTTGCAGTTAGACGAAGTGGGTCCCGAGGTCCTCGGTCGCGCTAAGACAATCAAGGTTTCTAAAGAAGAAACAACACTCATCGACGGTGCCGGTCATCCCAATGAAGTCAAAGAGCGCATCGCTCAAATCAAAGCTGAGCTCAACAACTCTAGTACGTCAAAGTACGATAGAGAAAAACTAGAAGAGCGTTTGGCTAAGATGGTTGGCGGAGTGGCTGTTGTCAATGTTGGCGCTGCAACCGAAACTGAATTAAAAGAAAAGAAGGCGCGTGTTGAAGACGCTCTGCATGCAACAAGAGCAGCTGTAGCTCAAGGAATCGTTCCTGGAGGCGGCGTAGCCCTGCTTCGTGCTGTCAAGACACTCGAAAACTTAAAGTTAAGTGGCGATGAAGCCATCGGAGCCTCTATTATTAAGCAAGCCGCTTTTGCACCTGCAACAGCCATTGCTAATAACTGTGGCAAGCAAGGCAACTTGATTGCAGAAAAGATTTACGAAGCGACCGGAGCTTATGGCTACGATGGCTTGACAGACGAATTCAAAGACCTGCTTCAAGCAGGGGTAATTGATCCTGTCTTGGTCACTAAAAGCGCACTCATCAATGCAGCTTCGATTGCTGGTCTCCTGCTCACGACTGCAGCCATGATCACCGATAAGCCTCAGCCAAAATCTCAACAACCTGCTGGTATGCCTGGAATGGATGGCATGGGTGGCATGGGTGGAATGGGAATGGGCGGCATGGGCATGGGTGGAATGGGAATGATGTAA
- a CDS encoding FmdB family zinc ribbon protein produces the protein MPHYDYSCASCGHEEEIFQKMSEQPLVDCPACHQAEFKRKPGGGSGLHFKGSGFYITDYNNTPSKPSSGGCCPCGSPSSCSSNG, from the coding sequence ATGCCCCATTACGATTATTCATGTGCTAGCTGTGGCCACGAAGAAGAAATTTTCCAAAAAATGAGCGAACAGCCTTTAGTAGATTGCCCAGCATGTCATCAGGCAGAGTTCAAGCGCAAGCCTGGCGGTGGGTCGGGACTGCACTTTAAGGGGTCAGGATTCTATATTACCGACTACAACAACACCCCTTCAAAACCATCTTCAGGCGGCTGCTGCCCTTGCGGAAGCCCTTCTTCTTGCTCATCAAATGGTTAA
- a CDS encoding zinc-dependent alcohol dehydrogenase family protein, with product MRAMVLKQPNTPLKLIDLPIPEPGKKQVLIKVIACGVCRTDLHVSSGELEKPHLPLVLGHQVVGTIAKQGAESGRFAIGQRVGAPWLGTSCEQCSFCLSGAENLCENALYRGYQFNGGFAEYCLADEEFIFPIPEEYSSLHAAPLLCAGLIGYRTLKLAGDGKRLGFYGFGASAHILIQLAVQQGREVYTFSREGDNHSQAFARKLGATWTGESSQLPPVPLDAALIFAPIGSIVPLALRAVRKGGSVVSAGIYMTDIPSFPYSLLYGERILRSVTNLTRRDGLEFFELIARYPIQTSVTAYLLEEANQALSDLKEGRFSGSAVLVIDSGTK from the coding sequence ATGCGCGCCATGGTTTTAAAGCAGCCGAATACTCCATTGAAACTCATAGATTTGCCCATTCCAGAGCCTGGAAAGAAGCAAGTGCTTATTAAGGTCATCGCCTGTGGCGTCTGTCGCACAGATTTGCATGTCTCGTCCGGCGAATTAGAAAAGCCTCACTTGCCTTTAGTGTTGGGACACCAGGTTGTTGGTACAATTGCCAAGCAAGGAGCCGAGAGCGGACGTTTTGCAATCGGCCAACGGGTTGGAGCTCCCTGGCTTGGCACAAGCTGCGAACAGTGCTCTTTTTGCTTAAGCGGTGCAGAAAATCTATGTGAAAACGCCCTTTACCGCGGCTATCAGTTTAATGGCGGCTTTGCCGAGTATTGCCTTGCCGATGAAGAGTTTATTTTTCCCATTCCTGAAGAATATTCCTCTTTACATGCGGCCCCATTGCTTTGTGCCGGTTTAATCGGCTATCGCACGCTTAAACTGGCGGGTGATGGTAAGCGACTGGGGTTTTATGGATTCGGCGCATCGGCCCATATTCTCATTCAATTGGCCGTTCAGCAAGGAAGAGAGGTCTATACCTTTTCAAGGGAGGGAGATAATCATTCCCAAGCTTTTGCTAGAAAGCTAGGAGCGACTTGGACGGGTGAATCGAGCCAGCTGCCACCCGTTCCTCTCGATGCGGCTTTAATCTTTGCGCCGATTGGATCGATCGTGCCTTTGGCTCTTAGGGCGGTGCGTAAAGGAGGAAGTGTCGTGTCTGCTGGCATTTATATGACAGACATTCCCTCTTTTCCCTATTCTCTTTTGTATGGGGAGCGTATTTTGCGCTCTGTCACCAATTTGACAAGACGGGATGGACTGGAATTTTTTGAGTTGATTGCCCGCTATCCCATTCAGACGAGCGTGACAGCCTATCTTTTGGAGGAGGCTAATCAAGCATTAAGCGATTTAAAAGAAGGGAGGTTCTCTGGGTCGGCCGTCTTGGTGATCGACTCAGGCACTAAGTAG